Part of the Chitinophagales bacterium genome is shown below.
GCCAATGACACTCCATATCTGCACGTCAATCTTCGGACCATAGAAAGCCGCTTCATCGGGCACTTCAATATATGGAATATTGGAATCGATCAGTACACGGCGCACCATGTCTTCGGTCTTCTTCCATAATTCCGGCAGGTCCAGGTACTTTTTTCCGCGTTTGGCAGGATCATGCGTAGAAAAACGCATTACATATTTTTCGATCCCGAAAATCCGGAAATACTTCAGGTACATTTCATTCACTGCACGGAATTCCTCTTCAAACTGTTCTTCCGTGCAATAAATATGCGCGTCGTTCATGTTCAATGCACGCACCCGCATGAGTCCGAACAATTCACCGGATTGCTCATAGCGGTAGCATGTTCCATACTCTGCAAGACGCAACGGAAGATCTTTATAGCTCTTGGGAGAGGCGGCAAAAATCTTATGATGATGCGGGCAGTTCATCGCTTTCAGGTAATACTTGCCGCCATCCAACTCCATGGGCGGAAACATAGAATCGGCATAGTAAGGCAGGTGGCCGCTGGTGAGATACATCGACTCTTTGGCAATATGCGGTGATTTTACCCTGTAGTAGCCGGCCTCTTCCTCCGTTTTTTTGGCGAGACTTTCCAGCTGCTCAATAATGGCGCCACCGTTGGGCAGCCACAAGGCAAGCCCGGGGCCTACGTCATCATCAAAAACGAAAATCTCCAACTCCTTCCCGATCTTCCGGTGGTCGCGTTTCTTTGCTTCTTCCAGTTGCTGCAGGTATTCATCCAGTTCTTTTTGCTTGGGGAAAGTGATACCGTATATCCTTGTCAACTGTTTGTTTTTTTCATCTCCTTTCCAGTAGGCGCCGGCGATGTTCATGAGCTTGGCGGCTTTGATGAAACCGGTATTCGGAATATGCGGGCCACGGCATAAATCAATAAAGTTGCCCTGTTGGTAGAAGGTGATTTCACCATCGTTCAGCTCCTGAATCGTTTCAACTTTATACTCATCTCCTTTCTCCGTAAAAAATTTCAGGGCGTCTGCTTTGGCAACTTCAGTGCGCAGGTAGCTGTTGTTCAAGCCGGCCAGTTCCGCCATTTTTATCTCTATTTTTTTCAGGTCATCCGCGCCAATGTCTCTTCCGCCCAGGTCCACATCATAGTAAAAGCCATTGTCAACCGGCGGTCCGTATCCGAACTTAATGCCAGGGTACATTGCTTCGAGCGCTTCGGCCATCAAATGGGCGGAAGAATGCCAGAAGGTTTCCTTCCCTTCCCGGTCGTCCCAGGTGAGGAGCATGAGTGTTGCATCTGTTTCAATCGGGCGGAAGGCATCCACCACTTTTCCGTTCACTTTTGCCGCCAATACTTTTCTGGCCAATCCCTCACTGATGGATTTAGCAATTTCAAGCGCATTGGTTCCTTTTTCAAACTGACGGATGGTTCCGTCGGGGAAGGAGATGTTGATCATAAATTTATTGCAGACGGTTCAGCCATTGCATGCTGCCCGCCTTACTTGGATGATTGTGTTAACGAATTCAATTCTTTCTGCGCCGGTTCATAACCAGGCCTCAAAGTTAATGACTGCCGGAAATCCGCCATAGCCTGTTCGGTATTTCCTTTTTCCCTGGAGCAAAGTCCGCGATAGTAATACGCTTCCGCATAAGCGGGTTTCACCTTGACGGCAAAATCAAACATGCGGTATGCTTTGTCGATTGAATCCTGCAGGATATAAATATAACCGAGGTTGAAATAAGCGGATTCATATTGAGGGTTAACCCTGATCAGTGACTGGTAAGTTGACTTTGCTTTTTCATTTTCTCCGTGTTCCTGGTAAAACATTCCTTTTGCATAGTAAGCTTCCGCCGTGGTGCTGTCGATGCGTATGGCATTGTCGAAATACTGCGGCGCCGCAGATGATTTTTTCTTGCCGGTGAGCAGGCCAAGTTGCATGAATCCGTCATAAAAATCAGGCTTTACCTGCACCGATCGCTGAAAAGAATTGATCGCACGTGCGGTATCTCCCATTTCTTTAAAATTGAGTCCGCGGATGAACCAGGTTTCAAAGTTGTCTTTGCCGAGTTCCTGAACACGCAGCAACTGTTCCATGGAGGCTTTGTAGTCTTTTTTATAAAAATAGACCTTGCTCAGTTTAATCAGCGCATCGAGGTTGTCCGGGTCGCTGCGGATGACATGTCTAAAAGCATCAATGGCGCCGTCGGCAGAACCGCCTTTAAGGTAGATATCCGCTATCGCGAAAAAATATTTCGCATTGGCAGAGTCGAGGGAAATGGCAGCAGACATGTCGCGGTAAGCAGCGTTGATATTGCCGAGTTGCAAAAAGACATTACTCCTGAGAAAATGCAGTTCGGCATTTTTCGGCTCCGCATTTATCTTAGTGGTGAGGGCCCGTATCTGCGGATCCGTGCTGTCTTTACCGGCAAGGGAATCGATTGTTGCTTTTTGTACGGCATCATTTGTATGCTGACAGGAAACTGCCATCAGCAGAAAAATGAACAGCATTGCCGGCCATCCTGATTTCATATGATTGCAATATTTATGCAGGCGGTAGACTGGTTTGCCGGGTGGGAATCACTATGCATCAGTTAAAAACCATCTTTGGCATCAACCCGAGTGCATTTTCAAAAATGAAAAGCTGATCAATATCGTAAGTATAATAATTGCTGATAGGAAATGATTCAATGATGTTGATTGCTTCCGCCTCATCTTTGGCATTCAGCGTAATCCATCCCTTGGTTCGTTCCATATTCACACCATATGTTTCAATCACCTCTTTGAGCAGTAATTCATTTACTATTTCGCGATGCTCCGGAATCAGCTTCCAGAAGTGTTCATCGAGCTCGAGCAGGTAAAAGGTAATGAGGTATTTGTTCATTCGATGGTGCTTCAGGCAAATATATTCCAGATAATTGTGTTTAGGAAAAATAATAGCGACTTGCAACCGGCAGTGAACAGGTGTTCCCATTATGAAAAATGGTTGACACAGATTCAGTGAAGAGGCGGCGAAATGAAGGGTACACAACAGGAAGGAATCATTATTTCTTTTGTGCTGACTTATTTTTGCTGCGACCGCTATCCGTCAATGATTTCTGCAGCAAATATTCAATCTGTCCATTCACGCTGCGGAATTCATCAGCCGCCCACTTCTCCAGCTCTTTGAGCGTGTCGGGATTGATGCGTAATACAAAAGCTTTTTTGTCAGCAGGCATGATTACATCGTAATTCTGAAATGAAGTTCAGGAAAATATGAACTGCACTCCGTTGGAAATGCAGTTCATAAAAAGTAATTACAGGCAGGTCAAGCGTATAACGTACCCGTATTGAGCACCGGGCTGACATTCTTATCACCACATAACACTACGAGCAGGTTGCTGACCATCGCGGCTTTTCTTTCTTCATCCAGCTGTACGATTTCCTTTTCAGAAAGCCTTGCCAGTGCCATCTCTACCATACCAACAGCACCTTCTACAATCAGCTTGCGGGCGGAAACTACTGCTGAAGCCTGTTGACGCTGCAACATGGCACCGGCAATTTCCGGTGCATAGGCGAGGTGGCTGATACGCGCTTCACTCACGATGATGCCGGCCTGTGATAACCGCTCATTCAATTCATTCACGAGCATCTCATTCACTTTGTCGCCGCCGCCGCGAAGCGTAACTGTGGCATTTTCATCTTCAGCAAAGTCATACGGACAAGTGCCGGCCAGGTGACGTACCGCTGCTTCACTTTGTATGGCAACAAACTGCTCGTAGTTGTTCACTTCATACAGTGCTTTGGCAGTGTCTACCACATTCCATACAATGACGGCCGCTATTTCGATCGGGTTGCCGATTTTATCATTCACCTTCAGCGGCTGACCATTCAGGTTGCGCGCACGGAGTGAAACATGCTGACGGGCGAAAAACGGATTGGCCCACAACAGCCCGTTCTGCTTGGTTGTGCCTGCATACTTCCCAAAAAGTGTGAGCGCTTTCGCATCATTGGGGTTGACAATGAAAATTCCTTTAACAATCAATACAAAAGCAAGGATAAAAGGAATGGCTGCCAAAGGCATTTCATTGATTAGCAGAAAGACCAAAACAGCAAGGCAACCTGCCGCAACGCCAATCATCAGGAATCCTGAACTGGCGGTAAAATTTTTTTCCTGTATCATTTTTTTAGGGTTGATATTAAATTGATATCACAAAGATAGCACATCAAAATGATCTTCTGCAAGTTTTTTCGCAAATATTTTTTTGAGTGGAAGCAGCATCCGTTCCGGAGTACCTTGATTTACCTATTGGAGCATTTCAAAAAGTGGAAAGGGCGTGATACGGATGACGGATTCACTAATCTGCATTGCATCTGCACCATATGCCAAATCGCTGAACGGTGCAGCCGTGCATTATCATTATCTGCATATCAGGGCGAACAGGTAAGTTTGGCCAACCAATAATTTTACGATGCGGTTGCTTACGAAGGAGCTGTGGTTTCCTGATCCGGAGCTCGCGGATACAGATGGCCTGCTTGCTATCGGAGGCGACCTTTCCACCGAAAGGCTGATGCTGGCCTATCGCAGCGGCATCTTTCCCTGGTTTATTCAGGAAGGTATGATCTTTTGGTTTTGCCCGCCGGAACGAATGGTATTATTTCCCGATGAGCTTCATATAAGCAGAAGCATGCAACAGTTAATGCGGTCGGGCAGGTTTCGCACAACAGCAAATCAGGCATTCAACCGCGTTATTCGCTTATGTGCTCAGGTGCATGCACAGCAGCATGCGGGCACATGGATCAATGATGATTTTATCAGGGCATACCAAAAACTTTTTGAAGCGGGTCATGCCACCTCCGTTGAATGCTGGCATCAGCAACAACTGGCGGGAGGTCTATATGGTATCACCATCGGAAGGATATTTTGCGGCGAAAGTATGTTTGCGCTGCAGCCTAACGCATCCAAGACGGCATTGATTGCACTATGCCGGAGCGGAAAGTACAGTATGATTGATTGCCAGGTGGAGACTGCTCACCTGTCCAGCATGGGTGCCAGGAAAATCAGCCGTGCCGAATATTTGAAATTATTACAACAGTCAGGGCATTAAAACCTAAGCGATAAACAAGTAAGACCACCATCCATCTTTTCAAATTCCGACATCTCCAGTTCCAGTGGATGAAAGCCGGCCCGCAGCAATACTGCTTTCACGCGACCAAACCCTGCAGGCATAATCAGGTGCCCGTTTATCATCAGGCAGTTAGCGGCATACAAATCTTTCTCTTCTACCACGATCACATTGAATGCACGGAAGGCTTCCAATGCAGCCATGCCGGCCGAAGCAAGCAGGTAGTTGTTACCTAGGTAATTCACCTCCGTTTTTAAATGCAGGGAATTGGTTACTGGAATCAGCGTGCTGGAATACCCATATTTTTGGAGGAATGCGCTTAGCTGCAATCCACCTTCCTTATTGGTGCGTGCAGTAATGCCGATATAGAAATGACGGTTTACCTGCAGCACATCACCGCCTTCCAAAGTGCCCGGCGGCTGAATGAAATGCAATGTCCTGTGTGGTTGTAAAATCTGTTGCATCGTCAACACCTCTCCTCTTCTTGAAGGGGCGCCCGGATTGGCAATGATGGCAGCTTCGGGAATGATTACGGCAGTATCTTCCACAAAACAACTGTCGGGAAAAGATTCATCGGCATCCAGTACGGTTACCTCCAGCCCGCATTGAATCAATGCCTGGACATATTGCCTGTGCTGTTCGAGTGTAAGTTGAAGATCAGGTGGCCCGAGATGTGCAGACGTAAGTCCATGCACATAATTCTTACAAGGTGTGCGGGTAATGGCATGCTGAAACATAGCAGTAAAGATAAATTGAATTGTGATAGGCAAGGTTGCATTTGCCGGTGCATCGAAACTGCCTGATCTTCGGATAAAATCACTTCAATGGCATTCAGCAATTAATTACCATGGTGCTGAACCGCCGGATGAAAAAAGCAGATATATCATGACCATGCCAATTTCAATAGTACAAGCTTGAATTAGAAAGCTTCCATTGTGAACCTAATAAATCATAGCGGGAACCGCTCACGCGGATATTGCAAAGCCTTCAAACCATACCGGTACTGTTAAAAGCAGCATATTGCTTTATATTTGCCCAATGCTTCAGTGCTATACGAAACATAGCACGCCCGATGGCGTAATGGTTAGCCGGGCTCACAGAAAACGCATAACACGCCTTAATTAGAATCAAACAGAACACACTGTTTAAAATTATCTGCATGTCAAACTTTTTTACCACGGGCATTCTCCGCCTAACCCTGCAACGGATACTGCCAATGAACAACCGCTTTAAGATACTCGCACTCTTTTGTTCGGTTTTGCTGATGGATGAAGGTGCTTTGCTTGCTCAAAATGTTCCGGTTAAGGAATGGGACAGAAGCTTTGGCGGATCCAAGACCGATGAAATGTATGTCATCATACAGACCAATGATGGTGGTTACCTTTTGGGTGGCGATTCTGATTCTCCTGTCAGCGGACAAAAATCACAGGGCAGCCAGGGTTATAGTGATTACTGGATTGTGAAGACAGATGCGCTTGGCAACAAGCAATGGGATAAGCGCTTTGGCGGTAATTCAAAAGAAGAACTCTTCACAGTACTGCAGACGCCCGACAACGGTTACCTGTTAGGCGGATGGTCTATGTCGAATATAAACGGTGATCAGACACAAGCCAGCCGTGGAGGCAGCGATTACTGGATTATCAGGATAGATGAGAATGGCAATAAACTATGGGATAAGCGTTATGGCGGGCCCGGGGACGATGAGTTGCGTTCCATGACAGCCACGGCTGACGGAGGTTACATTTTTGCAGGGGAGTCAACATCAGGGATTGGAGGTGAAAAATCACAGAGCAACCATGGTGAGTTTGATGTGTGGGTGGTGAAAACAGACGTTAACGGCAACCTGCAGTGGGATGATTCTTATGGAGGCCTGCTTGACGACAGGCTGAATGCCATTCAGCAAACCGCTGATGGCGGATACATCATTGGCGCATGGACCATTTCACCGGTTGGCTTTGATGTGACGCAACCCGGCAGAGGATCATCGGACATGTGGCTGATTAAGACAGATGGCAATGGTGTGAAACAGTGGGATGGCCGTTATGGCGGGAATGACAATGAGTATTTATATGCACTCGATCAGACGAATGATGGAGGATTTATCCTGGCAGGATACACTCGTTCCAATGTCAATGGTGAAGTGTCTGTTCCGGGAAAAGGCGGTTTTGATTTCTGGATCGTGAAAACAGACGGTAATGGGATTAAGCTCTGGGATAAACGATATGGCGGACAACTGGACGAAAAAGGAAAGTCCATTTTCCAGACCAGTGACGGCGGATTTATTATGGGAGGATGGTCAGAATCGTTAATCAGCGGCGATAAGTCACAGGATACACGAGGCGCAACCGATTACTGGCTCGTGAGAATGGACGCCGCAGGCAATAAAATCTGGGACATTGACTTTGGTGCTACCAATGAAGAACGATTGCATGATGTGCCGCAAACAAGCGATGGCGGGTTTATTATCGGCGGCCATTCTTATTCAGGAAAGAACGGAGATAAATCGCAAGCCAATAATGGCATTGACGATTACTGGATTGTGAAAGTTTCGGCAGAAGCAAATAATCAGACATTTTATGCAGATGATGATGGCGATGGGTTTGGTGATGCTGCGTCAGACACACTGGCACTGACGGCGCCGCAGGGATATGTGAGTAACAACACCGACTGCAACGATGCCAATGCTGCTATCCGCCCTGATGCCGCAGAAATTTGCAATGCAGGTATTGATGACAACTGCAACGGATTCGCTGATGATGCGGACCCGGCTGTTACAGGACAAACCGCCTACTATACCGACAATGACCTTGATAATTATGGAACCGGCACTGCCTTATTCGCTTGTATTCCACCGGCAGGTACGGCCCTGCAAGACAATGATTGCGATGACAATATTGCCAGCGTTCATCCGGGTGCCGCGGAAATATGTAATGCGGGTATTGATGACAACTGTAATGGATTTGCTGATGATGCGGATCCGGCTGTCACAGGACAAACCTCCTACTATACCGACAATGACCTTGATAGTTACGGAACAGGCGCCGCTTTATTCGCTTGTATTCAACCTGCAGGTACGGCCCTGCAAGACAATGATTGCGATGACAATAATACCAGCATTCATCCGGGTGCCGTGGAAATATGTGATGCCGGCATTGATGATAACTGCAATGGATTAGCAGATGATGCCGACCCGGCTGTTACAGGACAAACCTCCTACTATACCGACAATGACCTTGATAGTTACGGAACAGGCACCGCCTTATTCGCTTGTATTCAACCTGCAGGTACGGCCCTGCAAGACAATGATTGCGATGACAATAATACCAGCATTCATCCGGGTGCCGTGGAAATATGTGATGCCGGCATTGATGATAACTGCAATGGATTAGCAGATGATGCCGACCCTGAAATCATAGGACAGGGCACTTATTTTACGGATAATGATCAAGATACTTATGGAGCCGGCATTGGCATCACAGCATGTTTGCAGCCTGCTTTTACCTCCGTCTCTTCCGGTGATTGCAACGACAACAATGCAGCAGTGAACCCTGGCGTATATGATCAGTGCAATGGCATAGATGATAACTGCAATTTTGTTACGGATGAAAATCCATTGCCAGTACCTGTTGTGACACCGTCGGGAACCGTTGTTGCCTGCACCGGAGAGAATGTAGAGCTTACAACAACTTTTGATCCATCGTTGAGTTATCAATGGTATAAGGCTAATGCATTGCAGAATGGCGCAACAGGCAATACCTATTCAACCACGAAAGCCGGAAATTTTCTCGTGAAAGTGAGTACCGTTGCGGGCTGCACAGCTACTTCAGCAACCACCGTCATCAACCGTATTGATAAGCCGCTTGCAGTAGTCACTCCGCTGGGCAATCTTGATATTTGCGGAACAGGTTCCGTTGACTTGCAGGCCAATCAAGGTGCGTCACTACTTTACCAATGGAAAAAAGGCAGCACGCTGCTTGCCGGCGCCACAAACAGTTTATACACTGCTACCTCCAAGGGTAGTTATCGGGTTGTCGTGACCAATGAAGGAGGGTGTGTAAAAACATCCACCATTACTAAGGTGACCTCTTCCTGCAAAGCATCTTCATTGAATGATCCGATTGAAAATGGAAAGATGTCTGTTTATCCTAACCCTGCCAGCGGCCATGTGATGGTTGATGCGCGGTTTCAACAAATGGCGGAAGAAGAAGCAACAATTGAACTGTCGGATCTGATGGGCCGCATCGTGTACATGGAAAACAGGATAGTGTCAGAAGGCGTGCTTCAGTTTGATCTTGTATTTGATCACAACCTGTTGCCGGGCACCTATCTTGTTAAAGTGCAGTTAGCTGATCAGGTGCTGGTGAAAATGCTGTTGGTGCAATAGTGAAAAGCTTCTCCATAAATCAACCATCCTTTTAACCTAACGCTGCGGAAGTATTGCAGCAACCACGATTGCCTCCTCAGCAGGCAGATGCACAGACAGACGCGACAGAAATAAGTTTTTGTTCACAGTGCCGGATGCAATACCATAGTTTCATGTATGCAATTCATTCCTGTCTTTTTTCAGTGAACGCATCATCTCCGAGAAGCTTTGTTTGCGAACAAATGCGTTTATAGCCTGCGTAATGCGCTTTGCCTGTGTAGATGCCGACTTTGCATCTTCAATCCATTTCGAATAGTACCGGCGGTGCGACGGAGGTAAAGTATTGAAGTAAGCAAGCGCATCCGGCTCATCGGCAAGGCAGCTTAAGAGTGCGGGAGAAAGCTGTAAAGGCTTAGCATCTTCTTCCAGCCGTACCTTCAGTTTTTCACCTTTACGGATGCCGAGTTGCTTGCGCAGCGTACCATTCAGCGGGAGAATAAAGTCGCCATTACCCATTGGCAGCAATGCTTTTTGCCTGATGGTCTGTCCGTTCAGATTTCCTTTTACCCGGAAAGATTTTTTGTTGCCCGGCCTGATCTTTTCTGCAATAGAGGAAGGAATAACGATATAGGTCCAGCCGGTTTTTTCTCCCTGCCGGTCAAACTTCAAGACGGTTGTATTAAATTGAACCATGCGCCGATGAAAGCGTAAATTTTAGCAAATGCAGTGAGTCTCACAAACAAAAGTTGAAACAACCGATACGATAAATTTTTAATTTACACATTAAAAGAATTAATTTGTGATGCATCAATCTTATAAAACATGGCATTGAAAATAATAGGCACCGGCCTCGGCCGCACAGGAACACATTCACTGAAACTGGCACTGGAAGAACTGGGATTCACACAATGTTATCACATGATATCCCTTTTGGAGCATCCTGCCGATATCGTACACTGGGAAGCAGCAATGGCAGGCAAGCCCGTTGACTGGGATACCTTGTTTACAGGATATACGGCAGCCGTTGACATACCAACATTCATTTTTTATAAAGAACTCATGCAAAAATATCCGGATGCGAAGATCATTCACACCACACGCGATGCAGAAAGCTGGTACAAAAGTTTTGGTGCAACAATCATCAGGCAATCGAAGCCTTCCGTAGCAAAAATGCTCAGCATGAGTTTACGCCTGCCATTCTCATCAAAGCTGAGAGGGCAGCTTCGTGTATTTAAGTTTGCCGGTGCATTTTTGAAATCTTTAATGCCGCATGGTTTTGAGGACAAAGAAAAAACCATTGCCACATTTCATGAATGGAACCGGCAGGTGCTGGAGACGGTGCCCAAAGAAAAAATATTAGTGTTTGATGCAAAGCAGGGCTGGGAACCGCTTTGCCGCTTTTTAGAAGTTCCGGTTCCTGCATCTCCTTTTCCTCATTCCAATACCACGGATGAATTCAACAGCAGGGCTTTCTAAGTACACCGCGAATACACTCAGCCCTGCACTTCTATTTGACTTTACGGCCATTTAACTGCTATCTAATCATCTTTCACCATGCGAAGCTGCACCGTTTGATTATTCCTTGTATAACGGACCAGGTAAATGCCGGATAACAAATTTGTTGTGCTGATTTTCGTCATGCCTTCATTGGTTGTACCGCGAAATATTTCCTGGCCGACAATATCATAGATCGTCACAATGCCACCAGCCTTCGTAGCTTGCACCATCAGTTCATGCATGAAAGGATTTGGATATGCAATAATGGCCTGCTCTCCTGAAATTACCTCTACAACCTCCACGGCAGAGTAAGAATACCGGCCATCAAAATCCGTTTGTTTCAGCCGGTAATAATTGAGACCGTCAAGAGGATGATCGTCGGTAAAGGCATAACTAAGTGTTACGCCCGAGACACCGGCACCATTCACCTCGCCAATGCTTTTGAAGACAAAGGCATCCCTGCTTCTTTCTATCGTAAAGAAATCGTTGTTTAACTCTGAAGCCGTACTCCATTGCAACAGCACCTTTTCCGATTGCAGGGATGCTTTAAAGGAATAAAGTTCAATCGGCAAAGTGAGACAGGTATTTCTCAGAATGGAAACCGTACTGCCGCTGTTGGTGACGGCAATGTCAGGGCGCCCATCGCCATCAAAATCATCTATACCCACATCATAGGAAACACCTGACGAAATATCCACTCTTGTGGCAAATGAAATAGCGCCGGTGGTGCTGGTATTTTTAAATACGCTGGTTTTGTTAAGGGTATAATTTCCAACGGCGATATCAGGTTTGCCATCGCCGTCCAGATCACCGAAGGCAACACCGTAGTGTGTCATCGTGCCTGCCATGGTTGCAAAATCCTGTTTGGTGGCGAAAGAGATGGTGCCAGCTACGCTCGTGTTTCTGTAAACGGCCAGTGTGGCAACATCGCGATTCACAACTGCTATATCCGCTTTGTTATCACCATCGAGGTCACCGATATGCACGAAATAGGGAACCGTTCCCGGCGCAAAATCCTGCCTGGTGGCAAAAGAGATCATTCCGGGAGCACTGGTATTTCTGAATACTGACATGGTATTGCTGGTGAAGGCGGTTATCACCACATCCGGTTTACCATCGCCATCAAGGTCGCCTACATCAATTTTATGAGGTTGTGACGTAGTACCAAAACTTACGCCTGTTGCAAAAGAAATATTTCCGGAGCCGGAACTTGTATTTCTTAAAACCCAGAGACAATTGCCCGACCAGTGTACGGACAACAGGTCGGGTTTACCGTCACCATCAATATCAATCACTTTGTTTCCGTTTCCCTGACCGGATGATGCTGTGAAATCCATGCGTGTAGCAAAAGAGATAGTACCGGGAGTAGATGTATTTCTATATACAGAAACAAAAGTGCCACCGCCATTGCCGCCAAGGGCAACATCGGGTTTGCCGTCGCCGTCGAAGTCACCGATAGAAACTTCATTGGGTTGTCCGCCTGATGCCCACGGGAAGGTGACCTTTGCGGCAAAAGAGATAACACCTGACGTGCTCGTGTTTCTTGTTACGGTAAGGTAGTTGTTGAAATAATCCGGAATGATCAGGTCCGGCTTGCCATCGAGATCCATATCACAGATTTCAACATTATGAGAGCCGCCCTGTACACTGACAGCTGCTGCAAAGGTGGAAGCCGTGCTGCACAAAGTTGTTACATTAAAGGGTTTGGCGGAGTATGCGGTTAAGTTGGTACTGAGATTGGTAACAGTGATATACTGATAGTTGACACCATACGGCACCGTTACTGTCAGTGATGTTGCCGTTGCCGCTGATACGGTTGCCATAGCAGCACCAAAGAAAACAATGTTGGCAGTGGTAGTGGTGCTGAACCCTGTGCCCGCGATAGTAACAACCGTTCCTACCGGGCCCGACGTGGGAGTGAAGGAACTTATTGTTTGTGCTTCCGACTTTATAAAACACATAATGACAACCAACAGCAAGGCACAACCCTTCCTGAATATCGTATTGCTCATCACGTTGATATATTCCATTAGAAGCGAAGCGAATTTAAAATGTTGAGCTGCCGGAAATGATGATAAAAATCATGACGTCAAATGATCTTCGC
Proteins encoded:
- a CDS encoding FG-GAP-like repeat-containing protein — encoded protein: MEYINVMSNTIFRKGCALLLVVIMCFIKSEAQTISSFTPTSGPVGTVVTIAGTGFSTTTTANIVFFGAAMATVSAATATSLTVTVPYGVNYQYITVTNLSTNLTAYSAKPFNVTTLCSTASTFAAAVSVQGGSHNVEICDMDLDGKPDLIIPDYFNNYLTVTRNTSTSGVISFAAKVTFPWASGGQPNEVSIGDFDGDGKPDVALGGNGGGTFVSVYRNTSTPGTISFATRMDFTASSGQGNGNKVIDIDGDGKPDLLSVHWSGNCLWVLRNTSSGSGNISFATGVSFGTTSQPHKIDVGDLDGDGKPDVVITAFTSNTMSVFRNTSAPGMISFATRQDFAPGTVPYFVHIGDLDGDNKADIAVVNRDVATLAVYRNTSVAGTISFATKQDFATMAGTMTHYGVAFGDLDGDGKPDIAVGNYTLNKTSVFKNTSTTGAISFATRVDISSGVSYDVGIDDFDGDGRPDIAVTNSGSTVSILRNTCLTLPIELYSFKASLQSEKVLLQWSTASELNNDFFTIERSRDAFVFKSIGEVNGAGVSGVTLSYAFTDDHPLDGLNYYRLKQTDFDGRYSYSAVEVVEVISGEQAIIAYPNPFMHELMVQATKAGGIVTIYDIVGQEIFRGTTNEGMTKISTTNLLSGIYLVRYTRNNQTVQLRMVKDD
- a CDS encoding YdeI/OmpD-associated family protein; translated protein: MVQFNTTVLKFDRQGEKTGWTYIVIPSSIAEKIRPGNKKSFRVKGNLNGQTIRQKALLPMGNGDFILPLNGTLRKQLGIRKGEKLKVRLEEDAKPLQLSPALLSCLADEPDALAYFNTLPPSHRRYYSKWIEDAKSASTQAKRITQAINAFVRKQSFSEMMRSLKKDRNELHT